From the Phyllopteryx taeniolatus isolate TA_2022b chromosome 16, UOR_Ptae_1.2, whole genome shotgun sequence genome, one window contains:
- the LOC133466477 gene encoding uncharacterized protein LOC133466477 isoform X3 — translation MHAHAVFPLLCCFLFPREIRTAPTAAAHSPALRDALERARMLADKISKDVPAAYAEGSTLDLPQQTGDLQMMAVALRIPPAPVLKPLSQHFDMDTCVSRMAEGVRMFQGLLGVLSTRLGGLDGLRADLRDLLTQIAKVQEAARPGGAETDRDRDRERDRWAGMAAGLHGDYEAQAAAQLTLTQLRSFAHDVIRSLRAIAAHRTLAR, via the exons ATGCACGCGCACGCAG TTTTCCCGCTCCTGTGCTGCTTCCTGTTCCCGCGGGAGATCCGTACGGCGCCCACCGCCGCAGCCCATTCGCCGGCCCTCAGAGACGCCCTCGAACGAGCTCGCATGCTGGCCGACAAAATCTCCAAGGACGTTCCCGCCGCGTACGCCGAG GGCTCGACCCTTGACCTCCCGCAGCAGACCGGCGACCTGCAGATGATGGCCGTCGCCCTCCGCATCCCCCCCGCGCCCGTCCTCAAACCGCTGTCGCAACACTTCGACATG GACACGTGCGTGAGTCGCATGGCGGAAGGCGTGCGGATGTTCCAGGGCCTTCTGGGAGTTTTGTCGACCCGTCTCGGCGGGCTGGACGGCCTTCGGGCCGACCTGCGAGACCTGCTCACGCAGATCGCCAAG GTGCAGGAAGCGGCCCGGCCGGGCGGCGCCGAGACGGACCGGGACCGGGACCGGGAGCGGGACCGGTGGGCGGGGATGGCGGCGGGTCTCCACGGCGACTACGAGGCGCAGGCGGCCGCTCAACTGACGCTCACGCAGCTCAGATCCTTCGCGCACGACGTCATCCGAAGCCTCCGCGCGATCGCCGCCCACAGGACGCTCGCGCGCTAG
- the LOC133466477 gene encoding uncharacterized protein LOC133466477 isoform X2, translated as MHAHAVFPLLCCFLFPREIRTAPTAAAHSPALRDALERARMLADKISKDVPAAYAEVSSRWPAAPGGSRRPSLTTPAFVPPQGSTLDLPQQTGDLQMMAVALRIPPAPVLKPLSQHFDMDTCVSRMAEGVRMFQGLLGVLSTRLGGLDGLRADLRDLLTQIAKVQEAARPGGAETDRDRDRERDRWAGMAAGLHGDYEAQAAAQLTLTQLRSFAHDVIRSLRAIAAHRTLAR; from the exons ATGCACGCGCACGCAG TTTTCCCGCTCCTGTGCTGCTTCCTGTTCCCGCGGGAGATCCGTACGGCGCCCACCGCCGCAGCCCATTCGCCGGCCCTCAGAGACGCCCTCGAACGAGCTCGCATGCTGGCCGACAAAATCTCCAAGGACGTTCCCGCCGCGTACGCCGAGGTGAGCTCCCGTTGGCCGGCGGCTCCCGGCGGCTCCCGTCGCCCCTCGCTGACCACGCCCGCTTTTGTGCCTCCTCAGGGCTCGACCCTTGACCTCCCGCAGCAGACCGGCGACCTGCAGATGATGGCCGTCGCCCTCCGCATCCCCCCCGCGCCCGTCCTCAAACCGCTGTCGCAACACTTCGACATG GACACGTGCGTGAGTCGCATGGCGGAAGGCGTGCGGATGTTCCAGGGCCTTCTGGGAGTTTTGTCGACCCGTCTCGGCGGGCTGGACGGCCTTCGGGCCGACCTGCGAGACCTGCTCACGCAGATCGCCAAG GTGCAGGAAGCGGCCCGGCCGGGCGGCGCCGAGACGGACCGGGACCGGGACCGGGAGCGGGACCGGTGGGCGGGGATGGCGGCGGGTCTCCACGGCGACTACGAGGCGCAGGCGGCCGCTCAACTGACGCTCACGCAGCTCAGATCCTTCGCGCACGACGTCATCCGAAGCCTCCGCGCGATCGCCGCCCACAGGACGCTCGCGCGCTAG
- the LOC133466477 gene encoding uncharacterized protein LOC133466477 isoform X1, whose translation MHAHAVFPLLCCFLFPREIRTAPTAAAHSPALRDALERARMLADKISKDVPAAYAEGSTLDLPQQTGDLQMMAVALRIPPAPVLKPLSQHFDMDTCVSRMAEGVRMFQGLLGVLSTRLGGLDGLRADLRDLLTQIAKVTVTLSGGAHSYVLMISAFAGAGSGPAGRRRDGPGPGPGAGPVGGDGGGSPRRLRGAGGRSTDAHAAQILRARRHPKPPRDRRPQDARALVGATPTLAGVRLPRADVLTVPRSVPEHSVPESRDVPIACCAALCRTNTQQAERRTKPVAAVGGAGSQPC comes from the exons ATGCACGCGCACGCAG TTTTCCCGCTCCTGTGCTGCTTCCTGTTCCCGCGGGAGATCCGTACGGCGCCCACCGCCGCAGCCCATTCGCCGGCCCTCAGAGACGCCCTCGAACGAGCTCGCATGCTGGCCGACAAAATCTCCAAGGACGTTCCCGCCGCGTACGCCGAG GGCTCGACCCTTGACCTCCCGCAGCAGACCGGCGACCTGCAGATGATGGCCGTCGCCCTCCGCATCCCCCCCGCGCCCGTCCTCAAACCGCTGTCGCAACACTTCGACATG GACACGTGCGTGAGTCGCATGGCGGAAGGCGTGCGGATGTTCCAGGGCCTTCTGGGAGTTTTGTCGACCCGTCTCGGCGGGCTGGACGGCCTTCGGGCCGACCTGCGAGACCTGCTCACGCAGATCGCCAAGGTAACGGTAACGCTGAGCGGCGGCGCGCATAGCTACGTGCTAATGATTAGCGCGTTCGCAGGTGCAGGAAGCGGCCCGGCCGGGCGGCGCCGAGACGGACCGGGACCGGGACCGGGAGCGGGACCGGTGGGCGGGGATGGCGGCGGGTCTCCACGGCGACTACGAGGCGCAGGCGGCCGCTCAACTGACGCTCACGCAGCTCAGATCCTTCGCGCACGACGTCATCCGAAGCCTCCGCGCGATCGCCGCCCACAGGACGCTCGCGCGCTAGTGGGCGCTACTCCTACTTTGGCGGGCGTCCGCCTCCCTCGTGCAGATGTCTTGACGGTCCCGCGAAGCGTGCCGGAACATTCCGTGCCGGAATCGCGGGACGTCCCGATCGCCTGCTGCGCTGCCCTCTGCCGGACAAACACACAACAGGCCGAAAGGCGGACGAAGCCCGTGGCGGCGGTGGGCGGGGCCGGCAGTCAGCCGTGTTGA